The uncultured Campylobacter sp. nucleotide sequence ATTTTTCTCTTCAAATTTAGCCGCTACTTTACATACAGAAAGCTGCTCGCCCCATAAGAAGATATTGGTATCTTTAAAGCTAAGTCCGTTTTTTTCGGCATTTTTTAAAGCGATATTAGCTAGGGTATTTTTGATAACTCGAACCTTTACGCCCGCTTCACGCGCGCTATTTCTAAGATCTTCAAGCTGCTTAACGCTAAGGCCTTTAAAATCGGAAATTACTATAGCTTCGCTAGCTTTGAAAGCCTCGCCAAGCTCCGCTACTATCTTTGATTTTTCGTCTCTCGTCATTAGGTCTCCTTTCCGATCGGTGATTTCAAGCCAAGCGATCGAAATTTTAAAATTTCGATCAATTAAGTTAAAAACCTTGAGCTATCTCCAATCTAAGATAAAAATTTAAAATTTTATTTTAAATCGATTATTTCTTGATTATCCAGCGTAACCGCAGGACTCATAGTAAGTGAAAGCGATGCATGAGTTACGTATCTACCCTTCGCAGTCGCTGGCTTATGCTTATTTATGGTTTTGATAAACGTCGTAAGATTGTCTAAAAGCTGCTCTTTGCTAAAGCTAGCCTTGCCAAGGCCTGCGTGGATATTTCCCTGCTTATCGACGCGAAAATTTACCTGTCCGCCCTTAGCGTTTTTAACGGCTTGAGCGACATCCATAGTAACGGTACCGGTTTTAGGGTTCGGCATAACGCCTTTTGGACCAAGAATACGACCTACCTTACCGACTAGTCCCATTAAATTTGGAGTGGCGATAAGAACGTCGAAATTTATATTTCCTTTTTGAATCTCTTCGATCAGATCATCGGCACCCACTATATCGGCACCCGCTTCGCTAGCCTCGCTAGCTTTTGCGTCTTTTGCAATCACGGCTACTCGAACGCTCTTACCCGTACCGGCAGGCAAAACGACCGAGCCGCGCACCATCTGATCGGCATGTCTTGGATCTACGTTTAGTTTAAGAGCGATCTCCACCGTCTCGTCAAATTTAGCAGAAGCTAGAGTTTTTACTGTGCTTACCGCTTCGTCTACACTATAAATTTTATTTACGTCAACTTTTTTTAAAAGTTCGTTAAATCTTTTTGAATTTTTTGGCATATATTTCTCCGCAATTAAAGTGCTACCGCTTTTTTAAACCTTAGCGGTCAAAAGGTCTAGTCAGTGACCGTAATGCCCATAGAGCGAGCCGAACCGGCTATAATCCTAGCAGCCTGCTCTCTATCTTTGGTATTAAGATCGGCGATCTTTTTCTCGACGATCTCTAAAACCTGAGCTTTCGTTAAGGACGCTACCTTCTTTTTAAGAGGATTGTCCGAGCCTTTATCTATCTTCGCCGCTTTTTTGATCAAATCCGTCGCAGGCGGTTGCTTAGTGATGAAAGTAAAGCTTTTATCGGCATAAACCGTGATGATAACAGGAATGTTGAAGCCCGCCATATCTTTGGTTCGCTCGTTAAACGCTTTGCAAAATTCCATAATATTAACGCCCTTTTGGCCTAGCGCAGGACCTACCGGCGGGCTTGGATTTGCTTTTGCGGCCGCTATTTGCAGCTTGATTTCGCCAATAACTTTCTTAGCCATAAATTTACTCCTTATAAAATTTAAATAATCTTTTCAACTTGCGAGTATGAAATTTCAATCGGCGTGCTTCGTCCGAAGATCGAAACATTGAGGCGAAGCTTGCCATGGATCATATCATACTCTTCTACGATGCCATTGAAATTAGCAAAAGGCCCATCGACGATCCTAACCGTCTCGCCCTCATCAAAATTAATCTTGGGCTTAGGAGCCTCGCGATTATTAATCTTTTCTAGAATTATCTCGATATCTTTTTCCGGTAGCGGAGAGGGTTTTTTCGCCTCGCCGATAAAGCGACTGACCTTAGGCAGCATCTGAATTCTATGCCATAAAGTGGTATCCAGATCTAAATTTGCAAAACAATACCCTGGATATAAACTACGCTCTTTAATGGTTTGCTTTGTATTTTTGACCTCTATAACATCTTCGGTAGGCACTAGCACTTCGCCAATCTTAGCCTCAAGCGCTTCATCTTGCTTTAGCGCTTCTATCGCGCGCTTTACCGCCATCTCGCTGCCGGCGTAAGTTTGTATCGCATACCATTTATTTGCCATATTGCGATCCTTGCTTAGGCCGTTATCAAAGCGGACATAATAAGATCCACTAACGCTAAAAACAGTGCGATAACTACGACTACGACGACTACAGAGATATATGCTGTTTTAGTTTGATCTTTAGTCGGGAAAATTACCTTATCTAACTCTACTTTTGCTTGTTTATAATACTCTTTTACTTTTTCCATACCCAATCCTCGTGGCAGGGCAAGAGGGATTCGAACCCCCAACCATCGGATTTGGAATCCGGCGCTCTACCGTTGGAGCTATTGCCCTATAACAATTAGCCTTTTAACTTGACTTCTTTATGAAGCGTGTGCTTTTTTAATCTAGGACAATATTTTTTAAGTTCTAGTTTTTCGGTTGTAGTTTTGCTATTTTTATAAGTAGTATAGTTAATATCGCCACTTTCGGAGCATTTCAATCCGACCTTTACTCTACTTGAATTCTTTGCCATTTAGTTTCCTTGAATAAAAAAGCAAGCGGAATTTTAAAATTCCGCTTGCAAAAAATTAAGCGATGATTTTCGAAACGACGCCTGAGCCTACAGTATGACCGCCTTCGCGAATCGCGAAGCGCGTACCTTGCTCAAGAGCGATCGGAGCGATTAGCTCAACGGTGATTTTAACGTTATCGCCAGGCATTACCATCTCGGTCCCCTCAGGAAGAGTAATCGAACCGGTAACATCTGTCGTACGAACGTAAAACTGCGGTCTATAATTATTAAAGAATGGAGTATGGCGTCCGCCCTCTTCTTTAGTTAGGATATAAACCTCGCCCTCAAATTTAGTATGAGGAGTGATCGATTTTGGTTTACATAAAACCATACCGCGCTCTACTTCTTCTTTCTTGGTACCGCGCAATAAAACACCTACGTTATCGCCGGCTTCACCTTGATCCATCTCTTTTCTAAACATCTCAACGCCAGTGACGGTAGTAGTCTGAGTAGGTTTAATACCTACGATCTCGATAGTATCGC carries:
- the rpmG gene encoding 50S ribosomal protein L33 — translated: MAKNSSRVKVGLKCSESGDINYTTYKNSKTTTEKLELKKYCPRLKKHTLHKEVKLKG
- the secE gene encoding preprotein translocase subunit SecE, whose translation is MEKVKEYYKQAKVELDKVIFPTKDQTKTAYISVVVVVVVIALFLALVDLIMSALITA
- the nusG gene encoding transcription termination/antitermination protein NusG, which encodes MANKWYAIQTYAGSEMAVKRAIEALKQDEALEAKIGEVLVPTEDVIEVKNTKQTIKERSLYPGYCFANLDLDTTLWHRIQMLPKVSRFIGEAKKPSPLPEKDIEIILEKINNREAPKPKINFDEGETVRIVDGPFANFNGIVEEYDMIHGKLRLNVSIFGRSTPIEISYSQVEKII
- the rplJ gene encoding 50S ribosomal protein L10; the encoded protein is MTRDEKSKIVAELGEAFKASEAIVISDFKGLSVKQLEDLRNSAREAGVKVRVIKNTLANIALKNAEKNGLSFKDTNIFLWGEQLSVCKVAAKFEEKNEIFKLKTAHIDGEVAGIDKVRALSKMPSRDELIAMLLQVWNAPIQNFTIGLNALKQKKEASA
- the rplA gene encoding 50S ribosomal protein L1, yielding MPKNSKRFNELLKKVDVNKIYSVDEAVSTVKTLASAKFDETVEIALKLNVDPRHADQMVRGSVVLPAGTGKSVRVAVIAKDAKASEASEAGADIVGADDLIEEIQKGNINFDVLIATPNLMGLVGKVGRILGPKGVMPNPKTGTVTMDVAQAVKNAKGGQVNFRVDKQGNIHAGLGKASFSKEQLLDNLTTFIKTINKHKPATAKGRYVTHASLSLTMSPAVTLDNQEIIDLK
- the rplK gene encoding 50S ribosomal protein L11, which encodes MAKKVIGEIKLQIAAAKANPSPPVGPALGQKGVNIMEFCKAFNERTKDMAGFNIPVIITVYADKSFTFITKQPPATDLIKKAAKIDKGSDNPLKKKVASLTKAQVLEIVEKKIADLNTKDREQAARIIAGSARSMGITVTD